A window of Streptomyces marispadix contains these coding sequences:
- a CDS encoding NAD-dependent epimerase/dehydratase family protein → MGRVVLVTGVARPLAGRFVRRVQRESDVDRVIGVDTAEPAHRLGGAAEFVPADIRQPDITGVLARYGVDTVVHMDVNASPPPVPGSGGRGSVKEVNVIGTMQLLGACQKAPGVRRLVVKSTTSVYGGTSRDPAVFDESTSAKSLPGGGFAKDAVEVEGYVRGFARRRPDVSVTVLRFAHVLGASMDSPLASYFALPVLPTVLGYDPRLQFVHEDDAVEVLRLAAHEPRRGTLSAGTFNIAGDGTLLLSQCARRLGRPTVPMPLPAIRWGRSLLQSVGVADFSPEQVRLLTHGRVVRTTQMREVLGFEPRFTTGGALAAFARGRGPGLLPPEKLAHAVDRVAAVVGPPGEAPGRGPRDEEAGRHG, encoded by the coding sequence TTGGGCAGGGTCGTGCTCGTCACCGGGGTCGCCAGGCCGCTGGCCGGGCGCTTCGTGCGCCGTGTCCAGCGTGAGTCCGACGTGGACCGGGTGATCGGAGTCGACACCGCCGAGCCTGCGCATCGTCTCGGCGGCGCCGCCGAGTTCGTACCGGCCGACATCCGGCAGCCGGACATCACGGGTGTGCTGGCCCGGTACGGCGTGGACACCGTCGTACACATGGATGTGAACGCCTCGCCGCCCCCGGTGCCCGGAAGCGGCGGCCGTGGTTCCGTCAAGGAAGTCAACGTCATAGGCACGATGCAGCTTCTCGGCGCCTGCCAGAAGGCCCCGGGGGTGCGGCGGCTGGTCGTGAAGTCGACGACGAGCGTCTATGGAGGCACGTCGCGCGACCCGGCCGTCTTCGACGAGTCGACATCCGCGAAGTCGCTGCCCGGCGGCGGCTTCGCGAAGGACGCGGTGGAGGTCGAGGGCTATGTGCGGGGCTTCGCCCGGCGCCGTCCCGACGTCTCCGTCACGGTGCTCCGGTTCGCGCATGTGCTGGGGGCGTCGATGGACTCGCCGCTCGCGTCGTATTTCGCGCTGCCCGTACTGCCCACGGTGCTCGGCTACGATCCGCGGCTTCAGTTCGTGCACGAGGACGACGCCGTGGAGGTCCTGCGCCTGGCGGCGCACGAGCCGCGGCGCGGGACGCTCAGCGCGGGCACGTTCAACATCGCGGGCGACGGCACCCTGCTGCTCTCCCAGTGCGCGCGGAGGCTCGGCCGGCCGACGGTGCCGATGCCGCTGCCCGCGATCCGATGGGGCAGGTCGCTGCTTCAGTCGGTGGGGGTCGCGGACTTCTCGCCGGAGCAGGTGCGGCTGCTGACACACGGACGAGTGGTGCGTACGACTCAGATGCGTGAAGTCCTCGGATTCGAGCCGCGGTTCACGACCGGAGGGGCGCTGGCGGCCTTCGCTCGCGGCCGGGGGCCGGGGCTGCTGCCGCCGGAGAAGCTCGCTCATGCGGTGGACAGAGTGGCCGCGGTGGTGGGTCCGCCCGGAGAGGCTCCGGGGCGAGGACCGCGGGACGAGGAGGCCGGTCGGCATGGGTGA
- a CDS encoding lysophospholipid acyltransferase family protein, with amino-acid sequence MGDAKVIPFGSPDDGHERRGAYARSESNERNDRNGQPGQRGYGPRPRGQRRHGEDGPGEQGHGEAPRPGEQGYGEQVREGVPGDAGPGTGWERRAAKALAFLRRRVTGEYEVDDFGYDAELTDEVLMSLLRPLYEKYFRVEVRGVENIPADGSALVVANHSGTLPLDGLMMQVAVHDNHPAGRHLRLLAADLVFMLPVVNALARKAGHTLACSEDASALLAAGEVVGVMPEGFKGLGKPFSERYKLQRFGRGGFVSTALRAGAPIVPCSIVGAEEIYPMVGNAKTLARLLGFPYFPVTPTFPLLGPLGAVPLPTKWTIQFGEPIPTDGYPAGSADDPMLMFDLTDQIRETIQHTLYKLLVRRRSVFF; translated from the coding sequence ATGGGTGATGCGAAGGTCATACCGTTCGGGTCTCCCGATGACGGGCATGAGCGGCGCGGGGCGTACGCGCGAAGCGAGAGCAACGAGCGCAATGACCGCAACGGGCAGCCGGGGCAGCGGGGTTACGGACCGCGACCGCGGGGGCAGCGGCGCCACGGAGAGGACGGCCCCGGAGAGCAGGGCCACGGAGAGGCCCCGAGGCCCGGAGAGCAGGGCTACGGAGAGCAGGTCCGCGAGGGCGTACCCGGAGACGCCGGCCCCGGTACCGGCTGGGAGCGCAGGGCCGCCAAGGCGCTGGCATTTCTGCGCAGGCGGGTCACGGGCGAGTACGAGGTCGACGACTTCGGCTACGACGCCGAGTTGACCGACGAGGTGCTGATGTCGCTGCTGCGCCCCCTGTACGAGAAGTACTTCCGGGTCGAGGTGCGCGGCGTCGAGAACATACCGGCGGACGGCTCGGCCCTCGTCGTCGCCAACCACTCCGGCACCCTGCCGCTCGACGGCCTGATGATGCAGGTGGCCGTGCACGACAACCATCCGGCGGGGCGCCATCTGCGGCTGCTCGCGGCCGATCTGGTGTTCATGCTGCCGGTGGTCAACGCACTCGCGCGCAAGGCCGGGCACACGCTTGCCTGTTCGGAGGACGCTTCGGCGCTGCTGGCCGCGGGCGAGGTCGTCGGTGTGATGCCCGAGGGGTTCAAGGGCCTGGGCAAGCCCTTCTCGGAGCGCTACAAGCTTCAGCGGTTCGGGCGCGGTGGTTTCGTGTCGACGGCGCTGCGGGCCGGGGCGCCGATCGTGCCGTGCTCGATAGTCGGCGCCGAGGAGATCTACCCGATGGTGGGGAACGCCAAGACGCTCGCGCGGCTGCTGGGTTTCCCCTACTTCCCGGTGACGCCCACGTTCCCCCTGCTGGGGCCGCTCGGTGCCGTACCGCTGCCGACGAAGTGGACGATCCAGTTCGGGGAGCCGATACCGACGGACGGTTATCCGGCCGGGTCGGCCGACGATCCGATGCTGATGTTCGACCTCACCGACCAGATCCGGGAGACCATCCAGCACACCCTCTACAAGCTGCTTGTGCGGCGGCGGTCGGTCTTCTTCTGA